Proteins encoded in a region of the Augochlora pura isolate Apur16 chromosome 4, APUR_v2.2.1, whole genome shotgun sequence genome:
- the LOC144469594 gene encoding transmembrane protein 192 isoform X2, protein MDDEEYLMPVFSPQEEGYVYKLETIPIVLVPLVLGLCLEITGIVFVCVWPEEQTKCDTYFIFLYLHCVYWLILLITDHLVKKKHHNLRIYGYLEFYQMTYRPARVPLFIASLWTVCYLFLAILLHHTHKLNYEEYCRASEWFTPLNYILLLTTLELLIIVPVYVHYIRKVLTFNRLRPKPDVIREEWLSSFTYVSYAGRLEREYHHTDSHLEELLEKQADFIRYFTDFYNTFTSKVEIAR, encoded by the exons ATGGATGACGAGGAATACTTGATGCCTGTGTTCAGTCCTCAAGAAGAGGGCTATGTTTATAAATTGGAAACTATTCCCATTGTGTTGGTTCCTCTTGTACTTGGT CTTTGTTTAGAGATTACAGGGATTGTATTTGTATGCGTTTGGCCAGAAGAGCAAACTAAATGCGacacttattttatatttttgtatcttcACTGTGTGTACTGGTTAATACTTCTGATAACGGATCATTTGGTGAAAAAGAAACATCATAATTTACGCATCTATGGATACCTGGAGTTCTATCAGATGACATATCGGCCTGCAAGAGTTCCCTTGTTCATAGCCTCGTTGTGGACTgtgtgttatttatttttggcCATTCTTTTGCATCATACGCATAAGTTAAATTATGAGGAATATTGTAGAGCATCAGAGTGGTTTACTccattgaattatattttacttttaacgaCATTGGAGTTGCTGATTATAGTGCCGGTATATGTACATTACATTA gAAAAGTTTTAACGTTCAACCGTTTGCGTCCGAAACCGGACGTTATACGAGAGGAATGGTTGTCGTCTTTTACCTATGTTAGTTATGCTGGCAGGCTGGAAAGGGAATACCATCATACTGATTCACACTTAGAGGAGCTGTTAGAGAAACAGGCAGATTTCATTAGATACTTTACAGATTTCTATAATACTTTCACCAGCAAAGTGGAGATTGCTCGTTAA
- the LOC144469594 gene encoding transmembrane protein 192 isoform X1, protein MVSLLRNSNRYSSGAVFLDASVNMDDEEYLMPVFSPQEEGYVYKLETIPIVLVPLVLGLCLEITGIVFVCVWPEEQTKCDTYFIFLYLHCVYWLILLITDHLVKKKHHNLRIYGYLEFYQMTYRPARVPLFIASLWTVCYLFLAILLHHTHKLNYEEYCRASEWFTPLNYILLLTTLELLIIVPVYVHYIRKVLTFNRLRPKPDVIREEWLSSFTYVSYAGRLEREYHHTDSHLEELLEKQADFIRYFTDFYNTFTSKVEIAR, encoded by the exons ATGGTCAGCCTACTTCGAAATTCGAATAGATACAGTAGC GGAGCTGTGTTCTTGGATGCATCCGTCAATATGGATGACGAGGAATACTTGATGCCTGTGTTCAGTCCTCAAGAAGAGGGCTATGTTTATAAATTGGAAACTATTCCCATTGTGTTGGTTCCTCTTGTACTTGGT CTTTGTTTAGAGATTACAGGGATTGTATTTGTATGCGTTTGGCCAGAAGAGCAAACTAAATGCGacacttattttatatttttgtatcttcACTGTGTGTACTGGTTAATACTTCTGATAACGGATCATTTGGTGAAAAAGAAACATCATAATTTACGCATCTATGGATACCTGGAGTTCTATCAGATGACATATCGGCCTGCAAGAGTTCCCTTGTTCATAGCCTCGTTGTGGACTgtgtgttatttatttttggcCATTCTTTTGCATCATACGCATAAGTTAAATTATGAGGAATATTGTAGAGCATCAGAGTGGTTTACTccattgaattatattttacttttaacgaCATTGGAGTTGCTGATTATAGTGCCGGTATATGTACATTACATTA gAAAAGTTTTAACGTTCAACCGTTTGCGTCCGAAACCGGACGTTATACGAGAGGAATGGTTGTCGTCTTTTACCTATGTTAGTTATGCTGGCAGGCTGGAAAGGGAATACCATCATACTGATTCACACTTAGAGGAGCTGTTAGAGAAACAGGCAGATTTCATTAGATACTTTACAGATTTCTATAATACTTTCACCAGCAAAGTGGAGATTGCTCGTTAA
- the LOC144469598 gene encoding uncharacterized protein LOC144469598 produces MIGRQLFLESVDDQSEQWRRNECLQQLVAMRTQQALPIAQLTRMPLSRNDGLTLDLNLIVLDDPYLRTSRINTHDQYLLEYIRQMEERYMAMERELTRTKMMLPLIPRITIPVHQSANVKWKECSLANKYGSNAGNPSGGRREPVVGARNFNNQNREKTNVYWRRKHHARQGMDSTVDYTNWRNCRNSFQNDVYPIRDPTSHACRPKMWNNNSTAVCSAHNVAVILPRGPASPPNVSRHDETRSRPDVHKFFSNGHTSTRLQADNNNILDSGSNRDAAKMADGSAKSSIAINTQNPEFHVKTALMEACQRPGEKREPETSRFIDSDVKHEDYKQARFTINGSILSPAMEPRLRRDSSEGKSTSTSAESNGDLTEKRVFKRIKYFENNFARHEENRLLGKTQQERARSMNDQAKSLAKMVQRNARAQKRVPTPRSNVHTACAPMMQPVVTNQVLDPNGMTIRLLRLAVLLYAPALLPALNSLIAQQSSHTTIPIPCFDGSNDLLTQLLRVLGSQQRVPNLSYTASPRSEETQQRPNVTSSSPPRTLFNPEPGFQRQPEGESNVSTNRPGINSADTSSDDRDDSSGFSGQCNESCVCERTEEN; encoded by the exons ATGATCGgaagacaattatttttggaatCCGTGGACGATCAGAGCGAACAATGGAGACGCAACGAGTGCCTTCAACAACTTGTGGCTATGCGAACGCAGCAGGCCCTACCAATCGCCCAGCTGACAAGAATGCCTTTATCCAGAAACGATGGGTTGACACTTGATCTTAATCTTATTGTTCTCGATGATCCCTATCTTAGAACGTCACGAAT AAACACGCACGATCAGTATTTACTGGAATACATACGACAGATGGAAGAGAGGTACATGGCGATGGAAAGAGAACTGACAAGAACCAAAATGATGCTACCCTTGATACCGCGGATCACGATTCCAGTTCATCAATCG GCAAACGTGAAGTGGAAGGAGTGTTCTCTCGCGAATAAATACGGATCGAACGCTGGCAATCCATCGGGGGGTCGAAGGGAACCCGTCGTTGGTGCCCGAAATTTCAACAATCAGAACCGAGAGAAAACGAACGTTTACTGGAGAAGGAAGCATCACGCGAGACAGGGAATGGACTCGACCGTGGATTACACGAACTGGAGGAACTGCAGAAACTCTTTCcag AACGATGTTTATCCCATAAGAGATCCTACGAGCCACGCGTGCAGGCCGAAAATGTGGAACAACAATTCCACAGCCGTTTGCTCGGCGCACAATGTCGCTGTGATTCTTCCGCGGGGCCCGGCGTCTCCGCCAAACGTTTCGAGACACGATGAGACTCGTTCGAGACCCGACGTTCATAAATTCTTCTCGAATGGACACACGAGCACGCGTTTACAGGcggacaataataatattttggattCCGGCAGCAACCGCGACGCAGCTAAGATGGCCGACGGTTCCGCGAAATCCTCGATCGCCATTAACACGCAGAATCCGGAGTTCCACGTGAAAACT GCATTGATGGAAGCTTGCCAAAGGCCCGGCGAGAAACGCGAACCGGAAACGTCGCGCTTTATTGACTCCGACGTTAAACACGAAGATTATAAGCAGGCCAGGTTTACGATAAACGGTTCGATATTATCACCGGCCATGGAGCCGAGACTACGCCGGGATAGCTCTGAGGGAAAATCGACGAGCACGTCGGCGGAGTCGAACGGCGATCTCACGGAGAAGCGCGTCTTCAAACGCATCAAGTACTTCGAAAACAACTTCGCGCGACACGAGGAGAATCGTCTCCTCGGGAAGACGCAACAGGAGAGGGCCCGGTCGATGAACGACCAGGCGAAGAGTTTGGCGAAAATGGTTCAGAGGAATGCTCGAGCGCAGAAACGAGTGCCAACCCCGAGAAGCAACGTGCACACCGCTTGCGCCCCCATGATGCAACCTGTGGTAACGAATCAGGTGCTGGACCCGAACGGAATGACCATTCGATTGCTACG ATTAGCAGTGTTGCTTTACGCCCCGGCACTTCTGCCAGCTCTAAACTCTCTGATTGCCCAACAAAGCAGTCACACGACGATCCCGATACCGTGTTTCGACGGCTCGAACGACCTGTTGACTCAACTTCTCCGAGTGTTGGGCAGTCAACAGCGCGTCCCCAATCTGTCGTACACGGCGAGTCCTCGATCGGAAGAAACTCAGCAACGTCCCAACGTTACGTCATCGAGTCCACCGCGCACTTTGTTCAATCCAGAACCGGGATTCCAG AGGCAGCCCGAGGGTGAAAGCAACGTTTCGACGAACCGGCCGGGAATAAATTCGGCGGACACGTCCTCGGACGATCGCGATGATTCCAGTGGTTTTTCTGGTCAGTGCAACGAGAGCTGCGTGTGCGAGAGAACGGAGGAAAATTAG
- the LOC144469591 gene encoding uncharacterized protein LOC144469591 — translation MSKRGANEEGGAPQQGANDPNKKDPNADLFETKRSKKVVRLITVVAYMVSVSFVAIVLSAYYLFLWVPPDPRLLRRPVHMLGDPDLQFLVGDEIPIEEADNFRGRIVDDDSNEASRLSKRHQILDQSLLMLKLYLADHQRNRTKHNNSTESISTKETVESETRSPTIPSDQANGKGVAKDQGKENVPASSPIKIETVAETTGENVTEDEAWPAKDVRNHRTDSYNEESSSTIGTVTFLDKSTALATDGKDSPRAMGNRPAINSTRKWKFAVRPELEPPSRAFASSAMNLKETQAEKTTVRSVPDRNQQTEEPEAARNSTMSSLRTNSSTTPTGFLLTEEQNNVLKHSNVDSGFLDNSNNGDQGKRLTNTSSEND, via the exons ATGAGCAAGAGAGGGGCCAACGAAGAAGGCGGCGCTCCCCAACAAGGGGCCAACGATCCTAATAAAAAGGACCCGAACGCGGACCTGTTCGAGACCAAAAGGTCCAAAAAGGTGGTCCGCTTGATCACCGTGGTGGCCTACATGGTCTCTGTTAGCTTCGTGGCTATAGTCCTCAGTGCGTACTACTTGTTCCTCTGGGTACCGCCGGACCCGAGGCTTCTGCGACGCCCGGTTCACATGTTGGGCGACCCCGATCTCCAATTTTTGGTGGGCGACGAGATCCCAATCGAGGAAGCCGACAATTTCAGAGGCCgcatcgtcgacgacgattccAACGAAGCCAGTCGACTGAGCAAGCGACACCAGATCCTGGACCAATCTCTGCTGATGCTGAAACTGTACCTAGCGGATCACCAAAGGAACCGAACAAAACACAACAACTCCACCGAGTCGATCTCGACCAAAGAGACCGTCGAAAGTGAAACCAGATCTCCGACCATTCCTAGCGATCAGGCGAACGGAAAGGGTGTCGCGAAGGATCAAGGGAAGGAAAACGTTCCAGCAAGTTCTCCGATCAAGATAGAAACGGTCGCCGAGACGACCGGCGAGAATGTTACGGAAGACGAGGCTTGGCCCGCTAAGGATGTCCGGAATCATCGAACGGACTCGTACAACGAAGAATCGTCGAGCACCATTGGAACGGTCACATTCCTTGATAAATCGACGGCTCTCGCGACCGATGGAAAGGATTCTCCGAGGGCCATGGGCAATCGACCAGCCATAAATTCCACGCGTAAATGGAAATTCGCCGTTCGTCCGGAGTTAGAGCCACCGTCCCGAGCGTTCGCGAGCTCTGCGATGAATTTAAAAG AAACGCAAGCGGAGAAAACGACGGTGAGATCGGTACCCGATAGGAACCAGCAGACGGAGGAACCGGAAGCTGCGAGGAATTCAACAATGTCATCGCTTCGAACGAATTCGTCGACGACTCCAACCGGGTTTCTCCTCACCgaagaacaaaataatgttctcAAACACTCTAATGTTGACTCTGGATTTCTCGATAATTCGAATAACGGTGATCAGGGAAAACGTCTAACTAACACGAGTTCAGAGAACGATTGA
- the LOC144469587 gene encoding U3 small nucleolar RNA-associated protein 25 homolog, protein MARGKRPIRGGKRKFNRHDSQPKPKKGKFNLKESSYVRDRDAKNNEIEKRRQMLEEERLKQEELVTDSSDEEQTNPLHDLLSTFSNVHALRKNAVESSESDASDDENDTAEHKSSTENVSVNSDDETRISSHSENEEIQVKEMDEEDPETAREDAGYLKDPFSIHLRDDLSDKLYEAVSTVPQIVEKQNITWPVLRNLICEIPKVPEDDIKQRSKISVLEDKQYAKCGSIPSLIETVDWNKLYIKTQIQGNVTRANYLNVKDTVDTNPSPLTPLQKELFSVVNNYQDLYYPERTFSNADQIRFVYCLHAINHALKTRTKVLHHNAKIAKAKCTNMADIPDEYRDQGLVRPKILIIVPFRHSCLKIVELLISILIGEDKGGSVMNKKRFMDDFSGNEIAMPKKNPKPEDYELTFQGNTDDTFKIGISITKKTLKLYSEFYSSDIIISSLLGLRMLVGAEGEEERDYDFLASIELLIMDQAELFVMQNWDHMIHVLNHLHLQPKDSHKTDFSRVRSWCVNGWTKYYRQTLIFSGINIPEINGIFNKRCHNYAGKIKVINPVSLGSICQVVVQVPQVFHRFECTSHVQALEQRMEFFAAKILPQYKDRIMNHTLIFVPSYFDFVKLRNYLKKEEYSFVQICEYTKDSKVARARDMFYHSDAHFLLYSERFHFFRRIRVKGIRHIIFYAPPTFPEFYSEVCNLMQEFNQNPRAGSDSNMTVTVLYCKYDIMQLSAIVGTERAKRMLGSEKSVHMLVTGE, encoded by the coding sequence atggcCCGTGGAAAAAGACCGATTCGGGGTGGAAAACGGAAATTTAACCGGCATGACAGTCAACCGAAACCTAAGAAAGGCAAGTTTAACCTAAAAGAGTCCTCGTATGTTAGAGACCGAGATGccaaaaacaatgaaattgaaaagcgcAGACAGATGTTGGAAGAAGAGAGATTAAAACAGGAGGAATTAGTAACTGATAGTTCTGACGAAGAACAGACAAATCCTTTGCACGATTTACTTTCCACGTTCTCAAACGTTCACGCTTTGCGGAAGAATGCCGTAGAATCTTCCGAAAGCGACGCGTCCGATGATGAAAATGACACTGCAGAACATAAGAGTAGCACTGAGAATGTGTCGGTAAATTCCGATGACGAGACAAGGATATCCAGCCACAGTGAAAATGAAGAGATTCAAGTCAAAGAAATGGACGAAGAAGATCCTGAAACTGCAAGAGAAGATGCTGGGTATCTTAAAGATCCATTTTCCATTCATCTTCGAGACGACTTAAGCGATAAACTTTACGAGGCAGTTTCTACTGTCCCTCAGATTGTAGAGAAACAGAATATAACATGGCCTGTCCTAAGAAATCTCATTTGTGAAATTCCTAAAGTTCCAGAGGATGATATTAAACAAAGATCCAAAATTTCTGTTTTGGAGGATAAGCAATATGCGAAATGTGGTAGTATACCCTCTTTAATTGAAACAGTAGATTGgaataaattgtacataaaAACACAAATTCAAGGCAATGTAACAAGAGCCAATTACTTAAATGTAAAGGATACTGTTGATACAAATCCATCACCTCTCACTCCTTTACAAaaggaattattttcagtaGTAAACAATTACCAGGATTTATATTATCCTGAAAGGACATTCTCTAATGCAGATCAAATAAGATTTGTATATTGTTTGCACGCAATTAATCATGCGTTAAAAACTAGAACAAAAGTGTTGCATCATAATGCAAAAATAGCAAAAgcaaaatgtacaaatatgGCAGATATTCCTGATGAATACAGAGATCAAGGTTTAGTTAGGCccaaaattttgataatagtACCCTTTAGACAttcttgtttaaaaattgtcgaactACTGATATCCATTTTAATTGGCGAAGACAAAGGTGGCTCTGTAATGAATAAGAAAAGATTCATGGACGATTTTAGCGGCAATGAAATAGCAATGCCTAAGAAAAATCCAAAGCCAGAAGACTATGAGCTAACATTTCAAGGAAACACAGACGACacctttaaaattggaatctCTATCACAAAAAAgactttaaaattgtattcagaattttattcttccgacattataatttcttctctGTTAGGCTTAAGAATGTTAGTAGGAGCAGAAGGTGAAGAAGAGAGGGACTATGATTTCCTAGCATCAATCGAATTACTGATCATGGACCAAGcagaattatttgtaatgcAGAACTGGGATCACATGATCCATGTTCTGAATCATCTGCATTTACAGCCAAAAGATTCTCATAAAACAGATTTCTCTAGGGTAAGAAGCTGGTGTGTAAACGGATGGACTAAATATTACAGGCAAACTCTGATATTCTCGGGTATTAATATTCCTGAGATCAATGGAATATTCAATAAAAGGTGCCACAATTATGCTGGAAAGATCAAAGTAATAAATCCTGTTTCTCTTGGGTCTATTTGCCAAGTGGTTGTACAAGTGCCACAAGTGTTTCACAGGTTCGAATGTACCAGTCATGTTCAAGCCTTGGAGCAGAGAATGGAATTCTTCGCGGCGAAAATACTTCCTCAATACAAGGACAGAATCATGAACCACACGCTAATCTTTGTACCATCTTACTTCGACTTTGTAAAGCTGCGAAATTATCTGAAAAAGGAGGAATACAGTTTCGTACAAATCTGCGAGTACACCAAGGACTCGAAAGTCGCGAGGGCGAGAGATATGTTCTACCACAGCGACGCGCATTTTCTGTTATACTCGGAaagatttcatttctttcgtaGGATAAGAGTGAAGGGTATTAGAcatatcatattttatgcGCCGCCCACGTTCCCCGAGTTCTACAGCGAGGTCTGCAATCTAATGCAAGAATTCAATCAAAATCCGCGGGCGGGCTCTGACAGTAACATGACTGTGAccgttttatattgtaaatacgATATTATGCAACTTTCTGCGATCGTGGGCACAGAAAGAGCAAAGAGGATGCTCGGATCAGAGAAATCTGTTCATATGCTCGTGACTGGTGAATAA